From the genome of Oxyura jamaicensis isolate SHBP4307 breed ruddy duck chromosome 2, BPBGC_Ojam_1.0, whole genome shotgun sequence, one region includes:
- the MASTL gene encoding serine/threonine-protein kinase greatwall isoform X1, which yields MGMGEPAAEARPGGDKDNDNDNDNNDSNGPAAGPRRVEVPRPPSIEEFTIVKPISRGAFGKVYLGRKAGRLYAVKVMKKADMINKNMVHQVQAERDALALSKSPFVVHLYYSLQSANNVYLVMEYLIGGDVKSLLHIYGYFDEEMAVKYISEAALALDYLHRHGIIHRDLKPDNMLISNQGHIKLTDFGLSRVTLNREINMIDILTTPSMAKPKHDYSRTPGQLLSLISSLGFYTPVGMKMPIDPNSSIASDSLHGVLSPLSMIEKENTPLSAKLFKTGLDTSPLTPVMPVRSLTPALLQSRKRFGTSSASSQSHTYLSSVESECYSSPRWEKGVEQTEDELLPTKGKTSDSESDLLSNIELLNSKDTKIFKKKELESAISPISNNDSGSRQKLGTEHSDIADTPVTTLDMKGIVRKCLSENKIWEEKLVLSRREMTNEAAETSNYQQSPLCLNDRIKPIKEEEIFEKPGVKRSFELVDTSPCQELNYIKKSNAEYKRGCQIFDFPANKRTGLTTEIQSLMLGDDGCLQETCKSKEEVESFIGGQQRAEKSVTPIIAKNLMSDLDANHEKDKKEYMNSSFLCTDDEKPLGILSADSDFSLPEMSVTESHLEKQLLDLDKSVKDLSFEEPKAEGMLITSPSSQDASENGEKADTDQDCKMLHLEQDNHQKHTEETYPDTVFSPSEKMMKTLNLFKKNAVVFRSYNSPINISNVSEPCSMASLDIMDLSPACSGSYPTAITPLQKGRPYRVCQTPLQGDAGTPFRTPKSVRRGAAPVEGERILGTPDYLAPELLLTKPHGAAVDWWALGVCLFEFLTGIPPFNDETPTQVFQNILKRDIPWPEGEEKLSDNAQNAIDILLTIDSTKRAGLKELKHHPLFHGIDWDNLQNQTMPFIPQPDDETDTSYFEARNNAQHLTVSGFSL from the exons ATGGGCATGGGGGAACCGGCGGCTGAGGCGCGACCGGGCGGCGACAAGGACAACGACAACGACAACGACAACAACGACAGTaacggccccgccgccggcccgaGGCGCGTGGAGGTTCCCCGGCCGCCCTCCATCGAGGAGTTCACCATCGTGAAGCCCATCAGCCGCGGCGCCTTCGGGAAGGTGTACCTGGGCCGTAAGGCGGGCCGGCTGTACGCCGTCAAG gTGATGAAAAAAGCAGACATGATCAATAAAAACATGGTTCACCAGGTCCAGGCAGAGAGGGATGCATTAGCTCTTAGTAAAAGTCCTTTTGTTGTGCACTTATACTACTCACTTCAGTCAGCTAATAATGTCTATTTG GTGATGGAGTACCTCATTGGTGGAGATGTCAAATCTCTTCTCCATATTTATGGATATTTTGATGAAGAAATGGCTGTGAAGTACATCTCTGAAGCAGCGTTGGCTCTTGACTATCTTCACAGACATGGGATAATCCACAG GGATCTGAAGCCAGACAATATGCTCATTTCTAATCAGGGCCACATAAAGCTGACAGATTTTGGGCTTTCCAGAGTTACTCTGAACAGAG AGATAAACATGATAGATATCCTTACTACACCATCGATGGCAAAGCCAAAACATGACTACTCACGTACTCCTGGACAACTGTTGTCTCTTATCAGCTCTCTGGGTTTT TATACTCCTGTTGGAATGAAAATGCCAATCGATCCCAATTCAAGTATTGCATCTGACAGTCTGCATGGAGTGCTCTCTCCCCTGTCTatgatagaaaaggaaaatacccCTCTTTCAGCTAAACTATTCAAAACAG GTCTTGATACTTCTCCATTAACTCCTGTGATGCCAGTGAGAAGTTTAACTCCTGCTCTGCTTCAGTCAAGAAAAAGGTTTGGTACCTCCAGTGCCAGTAGTCAGTCACACACATACTTGTCAAGTGTGGAATCAGAATGCTACAGCAGCCCCAGGTGGGAGAAAGGTGTAGAG CAAACTGAAGATGAACTACTTCCtacaaaaggcaaaacaagtGACAGCGAGTCAGATCTCCTTTCTAATATAGAATTGCTGAACAGCAAAGATACtaaaatttttaagaaaaaagaactggAGTCTGCTATTTCTCCCATCAGCAACAATGATTCTGGCAGCAGGCAGAAGCTGGGAACTGAGCATTCTGATATAGCAGATACTCCTGTGACCACACTGGATATGAAAGGCATAGtaagaaaatgtctttctgaaaacaagatttgggaagaaaaactcGTTTTAAGTAGAAGAGAGATGACTAATGAAGCTGCAGAAACTTCCAATTACCAACAGTCACCTTTGTGCCTGAATGATCGTATCAAACCTatcaaagaagaagaaatttttgAAAAGCCAGGTGTGAAAAGAAGCTTTGAACTAGTTGACACTAGTCCTTGTCAGGAGCTTAACTACATTAAGAAAAGCAATGCAGAATATAAACGTGGCTGTCAGATCTTCGATTTTCCAGCAAACAAAAGGACAGGTTTGACAACAGAAATTCAGTCCTTAATGCTTGGTGATGATGGATGCCTGCAGGAGACCtgcaaaagcaaggaagaagtTGAGAGTTTCATTGGTGggcagcaaagagcagaaaaatcagTCACTCCAATTATAGCCAAAAATCTTATGTCTGATCTGGATGCAAATcatgaaaaggataaaaaggagTACATGAACTCAAGTTTTTTGTGCACCGATGATGAAAAACCTTTAGGAATCCTGAGTGCAGATTCTGACTTCTCCCTTCCTGAAATGTCTGTTACAGAAAGCCAtttagaaaagcagcttttagaTTTGGATAAAAGTGTTAAAGACCTTTCCTTTGAGGAACCGAAAGCAGAAGGCATGCTAATAACATCACCTAGCTCCCAAGATGCGTcagaaaatggagagaaagcAGATACTGACCAGGACTGCAAGATGTTACATCTTGAACAGGATAATCACCAAAAACACACTGAAGAAACTTACCCTGACAcagtattttctccttcagaaaagatgatgaaaacactgaatctcttcaaaaaaaatgctgttgtttttcgAAGCTACAATAGTCCAATTAACATCTCCAATGTGTCTGAGCCATGTAGCATGGCTTCCTTAGACATAATGGATCTTTCACCTGCTTGTAGCGGCTCCTATCCAACAGCTATTACACCGCTGCAGAAAGGAAGGCCATACAGAGTCTGTCAG ACACCTCTTCAGGGGGATGCTGGCACGCCATTTAGGACTCCAAAGAGTGTAAGAAGAGGAGCTGCCCCAGTGGAAGGTGAACGCATCCTGGGTACCCCAGACTACTTGGCACCTGAGCTGCTTTTGACAAAGCCTCATG GTGCTGCTGTAGACTGGTGGGCTCTTGGCGTTTGTCTGTTTGAGTTTCTGACTGGAATTCCACCTTTTAATGATGAAACACCAACACAAGTCTTTCAAAATATCTTGAAAAGAG ATATTCCCTGGCCAGAGGGTGAAGAAAAATTGTCTGATAATGCCCAAAATGCAATAGATATTCTTCTAACAATTGATAGTACTAAGAGAGCTGGACTGAAGG AGCTGAAACATCACCCCCTTTTTCATGGCATAGACTGGGATAATCTACAGAATCAAACGATGCCGTTTATCCCTCAGCCCGATGATGAAACTGATACCTCGTACTTCGAGGCTAGGAATAACGCTCAGCACCTGACTGTGTCTGGATTTAGCCTATAG
- the MASTL gene encoding serine/threonine-protein kinase greatwall isoform X2 produces the protein MLPYISSPKMLEVMKKADMINKNMVHQVQAERDALALSKSPFVVHLYYSLQSANNVYLVMEYLIGGDVKSLLHIYGYFDEEMAVKYISEAALALDYLHRHGIIHRDLKPDNMLISNQGHIKLTDFGLSRVTLNREINMIDILTTPSMAKPKHDYSRTPGQLLSLISSLGFYTPVGMKMPIDPNSSIASDSLHGVLSPLSMIEKENTPLSAKLFKTGLDTSPLTPVMPVRSLTPALLQSRKRFGTSSASSQSHTYLSSVESECYSSPRWEKGVEQTEDELLPTKGKTSDSESDLLSNIELLNSKDTKIFKKKELESAISPISNNDSGSRQKLGTEHSDIADTPVTTLDMKGIVRKCLSENKIWEEKLVLSRREMTNEAAETSNYQQSPLCLNDRIKPIKEEEIFEKPGVKRSFELVDTSPCQELNYIKKSNAEYKRGCQIFDFPANKRTGLTTEIQSLMLGDDGCLQETCKSKEEVESFIGGQQRAEKSVTPIIAKNLMSDLDANHEKDKKEYMNSSFLCTDDEKPLGILSADSDFSLPEMSVTESHLEKQLLDLDKSVKDLSFEEPKAEGMLITSPSSQDASENGEKADTDQDCKMLHLEQDNHQKHTEETYPDTVFSPSEKMMKTLNLFKKNAVVFRSYNSPINISNVSEPCSMASLDIMDLSPACSGSYPTAITPLQKGRPYRVCQTPLQGDAGTPFRTPKSVRRGAAPVEGERILGTPDYLAPELLLTKPHGAAVDWWALGVCLFEFLTGIPPFNDETPTQVFQNILKRDIPWPEGEEKLSDNAQNAIDILLTIDSTKRAGLKELKHHPLFHGIDWDNLQNQTMPFIPQPDDETDTSYFEARNNAQHLTVSGFSL, from the exons ATGTTACCATATATATCCAGTCCAAAGATGTTGGAG gTGATGAAAAAAGCAGACATGATCAATAAAAACATGGTTCACCAGGTCCAGGCAGAGAGGGATGCATTAGCTCTTAGTAAAAGTCCTTTTGTTGTGCACTTATACTACTCACTTCAGTCAGCTAATAATGTCTATTTG GTGATGGAGTACCTCATTGGTGGAGATGTCAAATCTCTTCTCCATATTTATGGATATTTTGATGAAGAAATGGCTGTGAAGTACATCTCTGAAGCAGCGTTGGCTCTTGACTATCTTCACAGACATGGGATAATCCACAG GGATCTGAAGCCAGACAATATGCTCATTTCTAATCAGGGCCACATAAAGCTGACAGATTTTGGGCTTTCCAGAGTTACTCTGAACAGAG AGATAAACATGATAGATATCCTTACTACACCATCGATGGCAAAGCCAAAACATGACTACTCACGTACTCCTGGACAACTGTTGTCTCTTATCAGCTCTCTGGGTTTT TATACTCCTGTTGGAATGAAAATGCCAATCGATCCCAATTCAAGTATTGCATCTGACAGTCTGCATGGAGTGCTCTCTCCCCTGTCTatgatagaaaaggaaaatacccCTCTTTCAGCTAAACTATTCAAAACAG GTCTTGATACTTCTCCATTAACTCCTGTGATGCCAGTGAGAAGTTTAACTCCTGCTCTGCTTCAGTCAAGAAAAAGGTTTGGTACCTCCAGTGCCAGTAGTCAGTCACACACATACTTGTCAAGTGTGGAATCAGAATGCTACAGCAGCCCCAGGTGGGAGAAAGGTGTAGAG CAAACTGAAGATGAACTACTTCCtacaaaaggcaaaacaagtGACAGCGAGTCAGATCTCCTTTCTAATATAGAATTGCTGAACAGCAAAGATACtaaaatttttaagaaaaaagaactggAGTCTGCTATTTCTCCCATCAGCAACAATGATTCTGGCAGCAGGCAGAAGCTGGGAACTGAGCATTCTGATATAGCAGATACTCCTGTGACCACACTGGATATGAAAGGCATAGtaagaaaatgtctttctgaaaacaagatttgggaagaaaaactcGTTTTAAGTAGAAGAGAGATGACTAATGAAGCTGCAGAAACTTCCAATTACCAACAGTCACCTTTGTGCCTGAATGATCGTATCAAACCTatcaaagaagaagaaatttttgAAAAGCCAGGTGTGAAAAGAAGCTTTGAACTAGTTGACACTAGTCCTTGTCAGGAGCTTAACTACATTAAGAAAAGCAATGCAGAATATAAACGTGGCTGTCAGATCTTCGATTTTCCAGCAAACAAAAGGACAGGTTTGACAACAGAAATTCAGTCCTTAATGCTTGGTGATGATGGATGCCTGCAGGAGACCtgcaaaagcaaggaagaagtTGAGAGTTTCATTGGTGggcagcaaagagcagaaaaatcagTCACTCCAATTATAGCCAAAAATCTTATGTCTGATCTGGATGCAAATcatgaaaaggataaaaaggagTACATGAACTCAAGTTTTTTGTGCACCGATGATGAAAAACCTTTAGGAATCCTGAGTGCAGATTCTGACTTCTCCCTTCCTGAAATGTCTGTTACAGAAAGCCAtttagaaaagcagcttttagaTTTGGATAAAAGTGTTAAAGACCTTTCCTTTGAGGAACCGAAAGCAGAAGGCATGCTAATAACATCACCTAGCTCCCAAGATGCGTcagaaaatggagagaaagcAGATACTGACCAGGACTGCAAGATGTTACATCTTGAACAGGATAATCACCAAAAACACACTGAAGAAACTTACCCTGACAcagtattttctccttcagaaaagatgatgaaaacactgaatctcttcaaaaaaaatgctgttgtttttcgAAGCTACAATAGTCCAATTAACATCTCCAATGTGTCTGAGCCATGTAGCATGGCTTCCTTAGACATAATGGATCTTTCACCTGCTTGTAGCGGCTCCTATCCAACAGCTATTACACCGCTGCAGAAAGGAAGGCCATACAGAGTCTGTCAG ACACCTCTTCAGGGGGATGCTGGCACGCCATTTAGGACTCCAAAGAGTGTAAGAAGAGGAGCTGCCCCAGTGGAAGGTGAACGCATCCTGGGTACCCCAGACTACTTGGCACCTGAGCTGCTTTTGACAAAGCCTCATG GTGCTGCTGTAGACTGGTGGGCTCTTGGCGTTTGTCTGTTTGAGTTTCTGACTGGAATTCCACCTTTTAATGATGAAACACCAACACAAGTCTTTCAAAATATCTTGAAAAGAG ATATTCCCTGGCCAGAGGGTGAAGAAAAATTGTCTGATAATGCCCAAAATGCAATAGATATTCTTCTAACAATTGATAGTACTAAGAGAGCTGGACTGAAGG AGCTGAAACATCACCCCCTTTTTCATGGCATAGACTGGGATAATCTACAGAATCAAACGATGCCGTTTATCCCTCAGCCCGATGATGAAACTGATACCTCGTACTTCGAGGCTAGGAATAACGCTCAGCACCTGACTGTGTCTGGATTTAGCCTATAG